Part of the Candidatus Aramenus sp. CH1 genome is shown below.
AATTATTAGCCCGTCGGCGACCCTGCAGTACTCCTTGAAGTTGCTTAACAGGATCCCGCTACCCACCAGAACTGGCAAGTTGACCGCCTCCTTCACCTTCTTTACAGTGTCTAAGCTCGGGGGAATGTCACTCCTCTGACCAGATACTATCACTGCGTCGGCCCCTCCTCTCTCCGCCAAGTCCCTGGAGGCGAGCTCTATTGGCAGGTTGTATAAGGGGTAGGCGTGCTTTACGTGTATGTCTCCAGCTATCATAACTGGGGAGTTTAAGTACCTCTTCAGCCTCAACAGCTCAGCAGCCTTCCCCTCTATTATTCCTTGATCTGTGACGTAAGCGCCTATCAAGACGTTGCACCTAATAAACTGGGAGCCAGTAACGTGGGCTATGGAAAACGCGTCTAGACAACCGTTCCTCAGGACGTTTACCCCCACTGCCTCAAAGTTAGTGTTCCTCCTTACTTCCCTCACTATGACGCTCATTGAGGCAACGGTTATTGGGGGTATGTTGTCCTTGAAGAAGGGGTAGTCTCCTAGGTTCTCTACTATGACCCCGTTGACCCCTGCCTCCTCCAGCTTCCTCGCCTCCTTGAGGGCGAATTCCACAACTTCTTCTAAGCCCATTTCGTTCCTAGGAGAACCGGGAAGCGGAGGGAGGTGGATCATACCTATGATAAAGGGTTTTTTATGGAAGAGATCGCTTAACATCTTGGAGGAGTATTCCCAAAAAAGTATTAAGCTTTCACTCCGGGGGTATCTCCTTGAAGGCTAACATTAAGTCTATTCCCTGCCTTACTCTGTACCACTTGGCCAAGAAGTAAGTCGCAACTCCTAGGACGGGTATTGCCGCCATTAGCGCTACGTTCAAGGGCAGGTTTCCGGCGAACACGAGTGAGTTGTACAAGGAGCTCACCCCAGCGTAACCTATGGCGAGGGCAACGGACAGTACGAGGACAGCGGAGCCCAAGATCCCGTACACCTTCAGCTGGTTCATTTCCTTCCTGCTCAACGACACCCCAATTATCCCCTTGAAACCCGCAACAGCAGCGGAGACCGTAGCTTGGAGGAACTGGTAGATGAAGAGGATGGCTATGAGGGCTATGGTGGACACTGTAAACCCCAAGTAGAGCGTTGCTACTTCGAAGAATACGCCCAGCGCCAGCGCCACCGCCGAGGCTATTAAGGGGGTCTGGAGCCTGGGGCTTACGTACGATAACTTCTCGGGCAGTAGCCTGTCAAAGGACATGGCTAACATTACCCTGCTGGGTATTGCTAGGGACAGGGGGCCCGCAACGAACTGTATGCCTATGTTCAGCACGCCTACCATGAGGGCCAGGACTGGACTGGAAATTGTCATTACCCCAGCCCAAGCTATGTAGCCCTCTCCTGCGGAGACTGGGTTGGAGCTCCCCCAGCCGTTAAGCGCCACGTAGTTGAAGAAGGGTATGCCCATGGTCAATGCAGTTAACACAGTGAGGGCTATGATTAGTCCAGCGGCTATCACGTAACCAGATATCATGCCCAGCTTCAGCGACCTAGCCGCTTGTTTGTACTCCCCAGCGAAGTAGGAGGGGCCAAAGAACCATACGAAGAGCCACATCACCATCAGCACCGCGAAGACCAGCGTCTGTATGGGGTCAGTGTAGGGGAAATAGAGGGAGGTACCGCTGGAGTAAAGGGAGGCGTAGGTGGGCCCTGAGAACATGGAGGAGAACTTGTTGAAGTCCACAACGAAGGTGGAGTGGCCCTCAGTAAAGAGGCCTATTATCACTAACGCCCCCACCACCTGCATTGAGGCTATTGCAAACAGGAAGTTCGCCATTACCCTCTGTGGGGATATGCTAACTACCCACATTATGAGGAGGGAAATTAGGCTTACGATGAAGAAATAGGTAGGGTTTACCATCATGTTCACGCCCAAGTTAAAGAGGGAGGAATTGTTGAACGCTAGGCCAATTATCTGAAACGCGGGGGCTATCCCAGCGCTCACCTCTATTTGGGAGAGGATGGCAGCTAGCAGTGGGGTTGAGATGATGTTAGCGATACCTTGAATAGTAGCTGGGAGTGGTCCCAGTATCCTAGATATGTATATGTACTCTCCTGAAGATCTAGGGATGTACTCGGCCAACTTTAAGTAAGTGAGGAAGATAGGGAGTGCTATCACAGGAGCTATCGCTATCCCTATAAACCAGTTTGCTGCCGGTAACGAGGGAGAGTATATTAAAGTGTAGTAAAGGGATATTGGGACGATTAGGGCCAATACCTTGGAAAAAGCGTGCTTAGCTCCCATTTGCCTTACTAGCCCTGAGGACTCTCTAACGAATATACCCTTCCTGGACATAAAACGTTATTTGACT
Proteins encoded:
- a CDS encoding BtpA/SgcQ family protein — protein: MLSDLFHKKPFIIGMIHLPPLPGSPRNEMGLEEVVEFALKEARKLEEAGVNGVIVENLGDYPFFKDNIPPITVASMSVIVREVRRNTNFEAVGVNVLRNGCLDAFSIAHVTGSQFIRCNVLIGAYVTDQGIIEGKAAELLRLKRYLNSPVMIAGDIHVKHAYPLYNLPIELASRDLAERGGADAVIVSGQRSDIPPSLDTVKKVKEAVNLPVLVGSGILLSNFKEYCRVADGLIIGEKDFKEGEVVGGLNNKEAYARLVRECTL
- a CDS encoding APC family permease, which produces MSRKGIFVRESSGLVRQMGAKHAFSKVLALIVPISLYYTLIYSPSLPAANWFIGIAIAPVIALPIFLTYLKLAEYIPRSSGEYIYISRILGPLPATIQGIANIISTPLLAAILSQIEVSAGIAPAFQIIGLAFNNSSLFNLGVNMMVNPTYFFIVSLISLLIMWVVSISPQRVMANFLFAIASMQVVGALVIIGLFTEGHSTFVVDFNKFSSMFSGPTYASLYSSGTSLYFPYTDPIQTLVFAVLMVMWLFVWFFGPSYFAGEYKQAARSLKLGMISGYVIAAGLIIALTVLTALTMGIPFFNYVALNGWGSSNPVSAGEGYIAWAGVMTISSPVLALMVGVLNIGIQFVAGPLSLAIPSRVMLAMSFDRLLPEKLSYVSPRLQTPLIASAVALALGVFFEVATLYLGFTVSTIALIAILFIYQFLQATVSAAVAGFKGIIGVSLSRKEMNQLKVYGILGSAVLVLSVALAIGYAGVSSLYNSLVFAGNLPLNVALMAAIPVLGVATYFLAKWYRVRQGIDLMLAFKEIPPE